The segment TTTGGCAGGGTacatttggcatgacaggccccgagcttaatgatgagcttggagggtactatgtagaggtcgaccgattaattagggccgatttcaaattttcataacaattggtaatctgcatttttggacaccgattatgaccgattacattgcactccacaaggagccaaggtaaggtgctagctagcattaaacttatcttataaaaaacaatcaatcttaacataatcactagttaactacacatggttgatgatattactagtttgtcctgcgttgcatataatcgatgcggtgcctgttaatttatcattgaatcacagcctacttcgccaaacgggtgatttaacaagtgcattcgcgaaaaaagcactgtcgtgccaatgtgtacctaacaataaacatcaatgcctttcttaaaatcaatacacaagtgtatatttttaaacctgcatatttagttaatattgcctgctaacatgaatttcttttaactagggaaattgtgtcatttctcttgcgttctgtgcaagcagagtcagggtatatgcagcagtttgggccgcctggctcgttgcgaactgtgagaagaccatttcttcctaacaaagaccgtaattaattcgCCATAATTGTACAtaataattatgacataacattgatggttgtgcaatgtaacagctatatttagacttagggatgccacccgttagataaaatacggaacggttccgtatttcactgaaagaataaacgttttgttttctaaatgatagtttccagattttaccattttaatgacctaaagctcgtatttctgtgtgttattatattataattaagtcgaTGATTTGAttgagcagtctgactgagcggtggtaggcagcagcaggcttgtaagcattcattcaaacagcactttcctgcatttgccagcagatcttcgctgtgcttcaagcattgcgctgtttatgacttcatgcctatcaactcccaagattaggctggcaatactaaagtacctattagaacatccaatagtcaaaggtatatgaaatacaaatggtatagagagaaatagtcctataataactacaacctaaaacttcttacatgggaatattgaagacttaaaaggaaccaccagctttcatatgttctgagcaaggaacttaaacgttagcttttttacatggcacatattgcacttttactttcttctccaacactttgtttttgcattatttaaaccaaattgaacatgtttcattatttatttgagactaaatagattttattgatgtattatattaagttaaaataagtgttaattcagtattgttgtaattgtcattattacaaatattattattttttaaagaaaaaaaagagaataaaaacacacaaaaaactaaaccggCCAATTAATcgatatcggctttttttggtcctccaataatcggaatcggtgttgaaaaatcataatcggtcgacctctagtactatggtgttgaatgctgagctatagtcaatgaacagcattcatacataggtattcctcttgtccagatgggatagggcagtgtgatgacgatagcatcgtctgtggatctattggggtggtaagtaCATTTTAGAGGGtttagggtgacaggtaaggtggagttgatatgatccttgactagtctctcaaagcacttcatgatgacagaagtgagtgctacggtggCGATAgtcagttcagttacctttgatttcttgggtacaggaacaatggtgaacatcttgaagcatgtggggacagcagattgggatagggagagattgaatatgtccgtaaacactccagccagctggtctgcgcatgctctaaggatgaggctagggatgccgtctgggccagtagccttgcaagggttagcatgtttaaatgtcttactcacgtcagccatggagaaggagaaccTTAGTActgggccgcgtcggtggcacagTGTTATCcgcaacgtggctggttttccctttgtagtccgtgattgtctatAGACCCTGCCACagacgtctcgtgtctgagccgttgaattgtgactccactttgtctctataatGATGTTTtgtctgtttgattgccttaaGGAGGGAAcaactgtttgtattcggccatattctcagtcaccttgccatggttaaaaacggtggttcacgctttcagttttgcgcgaatggtgccatctatccacagtttctggttagggtaggttttaatagtcacagtgggtacaatatctaatatacacttcctgataaactcagtcaccataTCAGTATATTCGgctgttattctcagaggctaccctggaacatatcccagtccacgtgatcaaaacaatcttgaagcatggattacAATTgttcagaccagcgttgaatagtccttagcacaggtacttcctgtttgagtttctgcctataggaagggaggaaggCAGGATCAGATTTGCAGGAGGgaaagggagggccttgtaggcatcctggAAGTCGGAGTAGCAatggtcgagtgttttagcagcacAAGTACTTCAAAAAATTTGTTGATATAACTtcagtagcgttttcctcaaatctgctttgttaaaatccccagctacaataaatgtgctttccagtttgcataaagtccagtgaagttctttgagggctgtTGTGGAAtcagcttgagggggaatatacacggctgtgactataaccgaagagaattcccttgggaggtaatacggtcggcatttgattgaggTATtttaggtcgggtgaacaaaaggacttgagttcctgtatgttatcacaccatgagtagttaatcatgaagcatacacccccgcctttcttcttcccggagagttctttactcctgtctgcgcgatgaactgagaacccaactggctgtacagactcagacagtatatcccaagagagccatgtttccatgaaaaagagtatgttacaatccctgatgtctctctggaaggaaatcctcgccctgagctcgtcaatTTTATTATcgagagactgaacattagcgagtaatatgctcggaagcagtgggtggtgtgcacgcccctgagtcggactagaagtccactcagagtcaggatagagggaaagatgaacggagcaaagtacagagagatccttgatgaaaacccgtTCCAGAGAtctcaggacctcaggctggaacgaaggttcaccttccaagaggacaatgaccctaagcacacagccaagacatcacAGGAGtgtctttgggacaagtctctgaatgtccttgagtggcacagccagagcccggacatcaaccccatcaaacatctctggagagacctgaaaatagctgtgcagcgacactccccattcaacctgacagagtttgaaaggatctgcagagaagaataggataaactccccaaatacaggtgcgccaagcttgtaacgtcataccctagaagacaaggctgtaatcgctgccaaaggtgcttcaacaaagtactgagtaaagggtcagaatacttaagtaaatgtgctacgttttttttcttcagaaatttgcacacaaaaaatctcaaaacctgtttttgctttgtcattatggggtattgtgtgtagatttgagaaAAAAATGacatccattttagaacaaggctgtaacgtaacaaaatgtggaaaaaggggtctgaatactttccgaatgcagtgtatCTTACAACTTACATACGGACAAAGGGAACTTCCTTGACGAGAAGGCCTGCCACCATAGGAAAACTGTCAACAGCCATAAGAGAACGGTCTCTACAAAGGAAGCACTGGAATTTGCCTCTTTGTCACGTTGAGGTTTGGCTGATCGTCTGCGTTTCCTTATATTCTTCCTCTTGGGAGCCACCTTGTGTTCTTTCTCTAGGATGCGTTTTCCCTCTGTATCTTTCTCTTCAATCTCTCTCTTCACAGCCCTCTCAGCGACGAGCTCCTCCCCTGACTCATAACGGTCTGTCCCCTTTCCCCCTTTCATCTCAGCTCTCATCCCATCTTCAAACTCCACCTCAGCAGCCATCTCAGTCACCTCCTCTACTCCCCCTGGGGCAAGACCATCTCCCTCTCTGTACTCCACACTGGCTTTGTCACCCACATACTCTACTTGTACAACTAAAGCATCACTCTTTTCCTCCAGTTCATTTTCAGCTATATCCCCCTTCAACTCTTCAACATTCCCTCCACTACTTTCCCCATTTGCAGTGCTTGCCTTTTCCTCTACACCTTTCACCACCCCAGTCTCCCTAAGGCTCTGCTTTAGCTCTGCATTGTTATACCATTTTTTATTTGTTGATTTTCCTATTTTATTTATGGGTCGTTCTTCAGAAAACCCCCAAACTATAGGGCCATCATCATTGGTGCAGGTCGGCAACGCATGGCTCTTTTTAGGCAATGTACTCGTTTCCTGTGcaaatctaaaaaataaaataaaaaaaaagggaAACAAATGAATATTTAATAATTATATGAACTAATATTATAACTATTTGCCATGTTAGCGCTTGTCTTTCTATGGGGTTCAGGGCTGGACATCAAGGCTTGTCCGCGGCAAGTAAAAAACGAATAAATAACTCACAACATCAAAAATTACTCTGATCAGAACtagattttttaattttattataaaacctttattttaaatgtttaagTGGCCTCCAGATTTGATGTGGTGCACTCAACTCCCAATTTCTGAATTTAAATTACGGTGGCGCCATCTATCACTATGCTATGTGAATATGTCCAGTGCGTTGGCTGTAGCAAACAGATTGGGAGAAATTATTTGAGCCTTAGTCACACGAGTGTTTTGTTAAATAATTGTCAATTGGACAAGTAAAAACCATATGTTCCACTTATCCAAAGCCCTGGAGTTGTTCCCAATCCCAACTCAATGTTTTTTAATACATGGAACACACACTTACTTGAGTTTCTGCATGGTATGGCATTCCCTCTCCCTATGCACCACAGGGCTATCGCATTCAGTACCACCACGTGCCATGGATAATCTATAAGAGATAACAAATGAAACTCAAACTGTGATGGCATGCAGATATCATAGTATATAGTACATAATCCCCCGGTTGGTCACACAGGTTTGTCAGTTTTATTGAAAGAATATGCATTCTAAATGGATAAAAAGCCCTGTAGGCTCTGATAGACCAGGTATATCTGGTTTTAGGTAACAACAAACTAATGTATACTTCCTCTTGCAACATTTATGACAAAAAATGAATTTTAAACTAAAATATTTACTTCTGCTGGTTGAATAtacacattcttaaaaaaaaaaaaagtgagatTATATGACCTAGGCCTAATTGGAAAATAAGATACCTAGCCTACTGTAGATCTAAGATAGGTCTATAACTGGAAGACCTACT is part of the Salvelinus namaycush isolate Seneca chromosome 18, SaNama_1.0, whole genome shotgun sequence genome and harbors:
- the LOC120063331 gene encoding uncharacterized protein LOC120063331 isoform X2; translation: MARGGTECDSPVVHRERECHTMQKLKFAQETSTLPKKSHALPTCTNDDGPIVWGFSEERPINKIGKSTNKKWYNNAELKQSLRETGVVKGVEEKASTANGESSGGNVEELKGDIAENELEEKSDALVVQVEYVGDKASVEYREGDGLAPGGVEEVTEMAAEVEFEDGMRAEMKGGKGTDRYESGEELVAERAVKREIEEKDTEGKRILEKEHKVAPKRKNIRKRRRSAKPQRDKEANSSASFVETVLLWLLTVFLWWQAFSSRKFPLSVYHWNVSCIACKSPGCAAAVNKIWCGEDELLKGLPIPLCTSIPQKPKTACHHDGRAFVLMVKEVNECNMEYLDNYVSSEKTECPPLLEAIQSINSNNTLSPLPLNGSLSVGVIVASVLSFVGVIGVVTVYLIRQKHQGASRNQDEETEMSGLNNGTNQNGGPANRDNNEEVAVNMLESPLSHRQQ
- the LOC120063331 gene encoding uncharacterized protein LOC120063331 isoform X1 — its product is MARGGTECDSPVVHRERECHTMQKLKFAQETSTLPKKSHALPTCTNDDGPIVWGFSEERPINKIGKSTNKKWYNNAELKQSLRETGVVKGVEEKASTANGESSGGNVEELKGDIAENELEEKSDALVVQVEYVGDKASVEYREGDGLAPGGVEEVTEMAAEVEFEDGMRAEMKGGKGTDRYESGEELVAERAVKREIEEKDTEGKRILEKEHKVAPKRKNIRKRRRSAKPQRDKEANSSASFVETVLLWLLTVFLWWQAFSSRKFPLSVWIVFLIFMSRMACGVEGLFIDTSNDHWNVSCIACKSPGCAAAVNKIWCGEDELLKGLPIPLCTSIPQKPKTACHHDGRAFVLMVKEVNECNMEYLDNYVSSEKTECPPLLEAIQSINSNNTLSPLPLNGSLSVGVIVASVLSFVGVIGVVTVYLIRQKHQGASRNQDEETEMSGLNNGTNQNGGPANRDNNEEVAVNMLESPLSHRQQ